The Candidatus Binatus sp. genome window below encodes:
- a CDS encoding alanine--glyoxylate aminotransferase family protein, with protein MADSFPELKPAARILLGPGPSNVNPRVMKAMVSPVVGHLDPDFVKVMENIKRLLRIVLRTSNEITFPVSGTGSAGMEAVMANLIEDGDEVVVGVNGVFGTRLAEVASRLGAKVHKVEADWGTIVEPAQVAAALNAAKAPKLVAIVHAETSTGIHQPIEEIAELAHRHGAMMAIDAVTSLACVPVEIDKWGIDACYSCTQKGLGAPPGLAPVTFSARAMESVRQRKTKCHSWYFDVALIEQYWGPDRLYHHTAPITMNYALYEALRIVVEEGLEARWRRHRINAAAFQAGVRAMGLRLAAQEGYRLPQLTTIAVPAGIDEAKVRTELLRLFNIEIAAGLGPLKGKIWRVGLMGEGSRRENVMLALNALEEILGSMGFEIARGRALTAAEDAYSAEGTGAGEPPAEAS; from the coding sequence GTGGCGGATTCATTTCCAGAACTCAAGCCTGCGGCGCGGATTCTGCTCGGTCCGGGGCCATCCAACGTCAATCCGCGCGTGATGAAAGCGATGGTGTCGCCGGTCGTTGGCCACCTCGATCCGGATTTCGTGAAGGTGATGGAGAATATCAAGCGGCTGCTGCGCATCGTCTTGCGCACCAGCAACGAGATCACGTTTCCCGTCTCCGGCACCGGTTCCGCGGGAATGGAAGCCGTGATGGCGAATCTGATCGAAGACGGCGATGAGGTCGTGGTCGGCGTCAACGGTGTGTTCGGAACGCGGCTGGCGGAAGTCGCATCGCGACTCGGCGCAAAGGTCCACAAGGTCGAGGCGGATTGGGGAACGATCGTGGAACCGGCGCAAGTCGCGGCGGCGCTCAACGCGGCAAAAGCCCCGAAGCTGGTCGCGATAGTTCACGCCGAGACATCGACCGGGATACATCAGCCGATCGAGGAAATCGCCGAGCTGGCGCATCGACACGGCGCGATGATGGCGATCGACGCGGTGACATCGCTCGCGTGCGTGCCGGTCGAGATTGACAAATGGGGCATCGACGCCTGCTACAGCTGCACGCAAAAGGGACTCGGCGCGCCCCCCGGGCTGGCGCCGGTGACGTTCAGCGCGCGCGCGATGGAGTCGGTGCGCCAGCGCAAAACGAAGTGCCACTCATGGTACTTCGACGTTGCGTTGATCGAGCAGTACTGGGGACCCGACCGGCTCTACCATCATACGGCGCCGATCACGATGAACTATGCGCTCTACGAGGCGCTGCGGATCGTCGTCGAGGAAGGGTTGGAAGCGCGATGGCGGCGGCATCGCATCAACGCAGCCGCGTTCCAGGCCGGAGTGCGGGCGATGGGTCTGCGGCTCGCCGCGCAGGAAGGATACAGGTTGCCGCAGCTCACGACGATCGCGGTGCCGGCGGGAATCGACGAAGCGAAGGTGCGAACGGAATTATTACGGCTGTTCAATATCGAAATCGCAGCCGGACTCGGACCGCTCAAAGGCAAGATCTGGCGCGTCGGTCTGATGGGCGAAGGTTCGCGGCGCGAAAACGTGATGCTGGCGCTGAACGCACTCGAAGAAATCCTGGGCTCGATGGGATTCGAGATTGCGCGCGGCCGGGCGCTGACCGCAGCCGAGGATGCCTACAGTGCGGAGGGCACCGGCGCGGGCGAGCCGCCCGCGGAAGCATCATGA